TTTGTGACATCGTACTATGTGCAATTCAGTAATGACAGCAGAGAATGGACAACCATGAATGACGGTTACTCTGACTGGGTGAGTCTGTTAGCCTCACAGCTACTGTTTCAAATGAGGCTTTTGTCAGCTTTGCTCCCAAGCAGGGTTCATTCTTATCCTCTCTTCATGGGGTGTAAATGTTTACTGTGTCTGGCCATTGAgtcctatatttctctctctctatctcttaccgccactctctctctttacctcttacctcctctctctcctcttatctctccctctcgctatctcttcctttctctcgctctcaatctctctcttctcctctctctctccagttgttCTTTGGTAACTCTGATAAGGACACCCCAGTGCTGAATCAGTTAGCTGAGCCCATACTAGCTCGCTACATCAGAGTCATCCCTCAGAGCTGGAACGGCAGTTGCTGTATGAGGCTGGAGGTGCTGGGATGCCCACTGCctggtgagtcacacacacacaccaacacactcacatacaaacacactcacacacaaacactcatgctgtgtgtttctgtctcctCAGACCCCACCAGTGCCTACCAGAGGTTGCAGAATGAGGTGACTCCAGTCCAGTACCTGGACTTCAGACATCACAACTACTCAGATATGGTCACGGTGAGATGGTGATGAATACCACCTTCATGAACTGGATTCAGATCTAATGTTACAAATGACTTCAACATTGTCTTGACACTGATGATTGGTTAAAATCAGATGTGTTTGACTGTAACAAAGTCCTGCACAGACTGTAGGTTTCCAGAACCAGGGTTGGTGACCTCTGCTTTCCATTGTGTCTCTACTGTAGCTGATGAAGTCTGTGTCTGAGGAGTGTCCCAACATCACCAGTATGTACAGCCTGGGCCGCAGCTCCAATGGTCTAGACATTGTGGCCATGGTGATATCAGGCAACCCCACAGAACACGAGATAGGTGGGAAGAAAAAAAGACTGTCTTTTTCACAGAAAGCTCTGTACTTGTGTCATCTTTAGTATGGAAAGACTATGACGATCTGTGTTTTTCCCCCTTAGGTGAGCCAGAGTTCCGATACACGGCTGGTCTCCATGGAAATGAGGCAACAGGGCGGGAGATGGTTCTTCTTCTGATGCAGTACCTTTGTAAGGAGTACAGAGACGGCAACCCCAGAGTGCGCCGCCTGGTGGAGGGAATACGTACCCACCTGGTGCCCTCTCTGAATCCTGACGGACAGGAGAAGGCCCTCATAGCGGTTAGTACTGGGCACTATACGTGGTATTACCGGCTGTACCTCCTTTACTCTTCCAGGgtacaaatgtttttttctttaaaGAAAAAGAAAGTTAGGTGCCAGACAGTTTCTGATTTAGCCAACTTGCTGTAGGCAAGTATTGTTTCAAGCAGGAACAGTCTGGCACCCAACTTTATTTTTCCTAAGAGAAGATATTttaaacaagacaagacaagactaGACACATTCAAGCAAATCGTTCTGTAAGGATGTTCTTTCAGGTTCTCTCCATAACATTGTGTCCCATTGCCACCACAGGGTTCAGAGTTGAGTGGTTGGACCACAGGCCACTGGACGGAGGACGGCCATGACATCTTCAACAACTTCCCTGACCTGAACAGTGTTCTGTGGGAGGCAGAGGACAAGGGTATGGTGCCCAAACTGACCCCCAATCACCATGTCAAGATCCCTGCTGACACAGTGGGGGACGACAAGGTgtgtgaagggagggaggggatggggaagaggaaggggcggaagagaggggatgaagacaggagaggaaggagaaaataAATGTAGATGTGTGAAGAGCAGAGTACGAGTAAGTCCTATTTCTCTGTCTATCGCCTCAATATGACAGCTGCTGTTTGTTTTTCTTGTCCTGCAGATAGCTGTGGAGACTCAAGCCATCATCTCGTGGATGGAGAGCCACCCGTTTGTACTGGGGGCCAACttccagggaggggagagggtagtGGCCTACCCCTACGACAACCACCGCCTAACCAAGGCCGCCAGCAccagcgagagagaccgggcacaCAGCCGCAAGAAGAGACAGTACGAGGcacttactctccctctctctcgcctactcccaccctctctctccctctttctcgctctcccactcactcttattctctcgctctctcccactcactcgcATTCTCTCCcaatatctctcttcctctctttatggCAAACCAAATAAACTATCAATGAAATCTAAATCATTCTTCTAGGTTCGAGGATGAGTATGACAGAGGGGCAGATTGGGATAGAGGCTACGACCGTGAGGAGCCAGAGGATGATGATAGAAACAGGGGATACCAGGAACCAGAAGAGGAGCGTTGGAACAGGGGATACCAGGATCCAGAAGAGGACCGGCGGAACAGGGGATACCAGGAACCAGAAGAGGACCGGCGGAACAGGGGATACCAAGAACCAGAAGAGGAGCGTTGGAACAGGGGATACCAGCAACCAGAAGAGGACCGTTGGAACAGGGGATACCAGCAGCCGGAAGAGGACCGATGGAACAGGGTATACCAGCAGCCGGAAGAGGACCGGCAGAAcagggagctggaggaggagtggagggggcatGGCTATGGCcacagggaagaggaagaggaggatgacagaGGGGGACATCAGGAAGCAGAGCCTGAGGATGAACCCAGGACCACGGCAGACGCCTCCTTTTTCAGGTGTGTAGCCTGAAGATAACCACAGGTCAACAATCAGAATATCCCACATATCTGactatctgagtgtgtgtgtgtgtgtgtgtgtgtgtatggggccATCAGGTGGTTGGCTATCTCCTACGCCTCTACTCACCTGTCCATGACATACACTTCCCACGGCTCCTGTCACGGCGATGACATCACTGGCGGCGTCGGAATCATCAACCGCGCCAAGTGGAAGCCCATCACAGGAAGTGAGTACACAGTCAAACCGACAACATCCCTTTCCATTACATTGTTGTCTGCTGTTCAATAAGGAATTTGTTAGTCAACATTACATTCAGTAGTTCAACAAGGTTAAACCGTGTAATGAAACATGAATCAGTCATCAGAGTAAAGTACCCACTTTTGAGGACAATGCCACTCTCTGGTGGCCAATAATTGctacctttgtctctccctcgtccctttctccttcccatctctccctccccccgatCCTCCTCCGTCCTCAGGTATGAATGATTTCAGCTACCTGCACACTAACTGTCTGGAGCTATCAATGTTCCTGGGCTGTGATAAGTTCCCCCATCAGAGTGAGCTGGTCATTGAgtgggagaagaacagagaggccATGCTCACCTTCATGGAGCaggtaatcacacacacacgcataattTACCAAACACACCTAGTCATGGAGTGGCTGTATAGTGACCGTGACCCTTTGACCCCTGGTTTTCACTTCACCCAGGTACATCGTGGGATCAGGGGCGTGGTGAAAGACAATGAGGGGAACCCCATCACTAATGCCACAGTGTCTGTAGAGGGGGTTAACCATGATGTCACTACAGGTGGGTACAGTGTCAGCCATACCCCAAACTGCCTCCTGCATTACTGCTTAACAAATCACTGTTGCCATGCACTGCCATATTGGCAGATTCATGAAACCTCAGGTGAGCACTATTGGTAACAGCCTGCTTTCCCTTTGCCCCTGAACAAACCAAAAGCACTCCAGGAGCCCGCTATCCTCACTGAATGTGCAGtctaacccctctcctccctccacagctGTAACAGGGGACTACTGGCGCTTGTTGAACCCAGGTGAGTACCGTGTGACGGTGCGGGCAGAAGGCTTCACCCCCCTGACCAAGCTGTGTGTGGTGGGCTACGAGCCAGGGGCAACTACCTGCAGCTTTAACCTGGCCAAGTCCAACTGGGACCGCATCAAACAGGTGGGTACTGCTACACCTACAATGAGGTTACCCATTAGCCCTTTGAGAGCCAATGAAGCACTATATAAATACTATCAATTCATCAACAGATCATGGCCCTGCACGGCAACAAGCCCATCCGCTTGCTCAGCCACGGCAACAGTGGAACACGACGGAACACCGCCTCCAACGGTAACAGCCGTGTGATGCATAACAATGGCGCTGCCGCCAATGAACCTGAGACGAGTCGCATGCGCCAGCAAAAGCGGAGGCTCGGCCGCCTCCGTCGTCTACGACAACAGAAACTGATGAGATCGACAACAACTTTGCCCCCGACAACCACGCCGGTTCCCACGACAACAGAGGCAGAGCCCACCACTGCCTGGTACGACTCGTGGCTCATAGGAGAGGGGCAAACATCGGCGCCAGAAGGTTTCACAGACTCCATCTTGGATTACAACTACGAGATCGACGATTACTAAGGGTAACACCAAGACCTTGTTCCAATACATCCTTTCTCCCCATTTCCTTAAAATAATCAAGGTAGGGAAGGAAGAAGTTGAACAGGACCAATTTGTCAGTCAAGCCCAGACTGTTAACTCAATTCCTGGACAATTAAGTGACCCCTTGAAAATCTAAGTGAACTGGATATGTTTAAGCAATATGGCTTAATCTCCAATAGGATAGAttgactctctccctcctatATTACTGAACCCATCCATTCTTTCAGATCTAAAAATGGGCCACAAGAAGCGTTTAGGTATATTTACAGAAACTCAAAAGGAACAATGATGTTGAATAGTCAGGCACACACGCTAATGTCAGTGTTCTGTATAACTGCTTGAGTAGGTCTTTTGATACAAAGTTCAACACAAATGAAAATGTCAGTACCGATATCTGGGAAGGTCCTTTTACACCAATTCAAGGCCTTCCTGGAGAATGTGCTTCAGAGATCATGTATATGTGCTGGTtgtaaattaaatatatttttaccaCCTCCACCCCTGAAGAGTAAAAACAAAGAAGCAAAATGTATTTCTTTGAAAAGTGAGGATTTATTTACATTATTTTCACCCATGACAGCAAAACCATAATACCGACAAGACATTAAAATGTTAACTTCACAAAATGTTAGTTGAAGGTTGAGAGAACGCAAGAGATTTCTGAAATGTTCCTCATAACGTAGCTGAGGAAAGTTATTTTTCCAATGAATAAAGGCTCATTTACGTACAGCATTTGTGTTTTGTTCTTCTTCATGACGTCATCTACCGTACTAAAATGGAAACAATGTGTGTTGACAAATACAGGAGTCTGGGCACCGGCACACAAACAAAGAGCTTCATTAGACAGTCCGTTCCATCACACACACCTTTCATTAGACAGTCCCTTCCATCACACACACCTTTCATTAGACAGTCCCTTCCATCACACACACCTTTCATTAGACAGTCCCTTCCATCACACACACCTTTCATTAGACAGTCCCTTCCATCACACACACCTTTCATTAGACAGTCCCTTCCATCACACACACCTTTCATTAGACAGTCCGTTCCATCACACACACCTTTCATTAGACAGTCCGTTCCATCACACACACCTTTCATTAGACAGTCCCTTCCATCACACACACCTTTCATTAGACAGTCccttccatcacacacacacctttcattaGACAGTCCGTTCCATCACACACACCTTTCATTAGACAGTCCGTTCCATCACACACACCTTTCATTAGACAGTCCCTTCCATCACACACACCTTTCATTAGACAGTCCCTTCCATCACACACACCTTTCATTAGACAGTCCCTTCCATCACACACACCTTTCATTAGACAGTCCGTTCCATCACACACACCTTTCATTAGACAGTCccttccatcacacacacacctttcattaGACAGTCCGTTCCATCACACACCTTTCATTAGACAGTCcgttccatcacacacacacacacacacacacctttcattaGACAGTCcgttccatcacacacacacactttcattagACAGTCcgttccatcacacacacacctttcattaGACAGTCcgttccatcacacacacacctttcattaGACAGTCcgttccatcacacacacacctttc
This window of the Oncorhynchus tshawytscha isolate Ot180627B linkage group LG12, Otsh_v2.0, whole genome shotgun sequence genome carries:
- the LOC112263920 gene encoding adipocyte enhancer-binding protein 1, with the protein product MGGHTAVVCLVLLALCCVLLLRGGESAGGIVSIGQAVEERGMDGGMEALHGEESQDEPAKEQELTETRRQTGKAKRATEEEAVPARVRRAPEEEEGKGKKKKGKKDKKNKESKADKKLKDKGGRRGKAPTTPPPTTTTLPPTTTTEVYTEPEDDYWNPDDDKPATPETDSEDDYWNPDDDKPATPETDSEDDYWNPDDDKPATPETDSEDDYWNPDDDKPATPETDSEDDYWNPDDDKPATPETDSEDEYWNPDDDKPATPETDSEDEYWNPDDDKPATPETDSEDEYWNPDDDKPAIPETDSEDEYWNPDDDKPATPETDSEDEYWNPDDDKPATPETDSEDDYWKGEEEEPAGPVVDPEDDYWKGEDPTATSPPLVVDGEVDTGDEDYWEAKYEVPENLPFPDGKEVVPTEKYDLSYAVTEDSITPPPTHESPWYEEYDYGYSGGETKKQEEEEERERQRKEKEREDRERAQQRREEEDREKAKKRPPVFKEPKKCPPLGMESHRIESDQLLASSMSHHRYSQGRARLNMQASEDEDNMHGGAWCPNQEDNIHWFEIDARRVTEFTGIITQGRDSHNESDFVTSYYVQFSNDSREWTTMNDGYSDWLFFGNSDKDTPVLNQLAEPILARYIRVIPQSWNGSCCMRLEVLGCPLPDPTSAYQRLQNEVTPVQYLDFRHHNYSDMVTLMKSVSEECPNITSMYSLGRSSNGLDIVAMVISGNPTEHEIGEPEFRYTAGLHGNEATGREMVLLLMQYLCKEYRDGNPRVRRLVEGIRTHLVPSLNPDGQEKALIAGSELSGWTTGHWTEDGHDIFNNFPDLNSVLWEAEDKGMVPKLTPNHHVKIPADTVGDDKIAVETQAIISWMESHPFVLGANFQGGERVVAYPYDNHRLTKAASTSERDRAHSRKKRQFEDEYDRGADWDRGYDREEPEDDDRNRGYQEPEEERWNRGYQDPEEDRRNRGYQEPEEDRRNRGYQEPEEERWNRGYQQPEEDRWNRGYQQPEEDRWNRVYQQPEEDRQNRELEEEWRGHGYGHREEEEEDDRGGHQEAEPEDEPRTTADASFFRWLAISYASTHLSMTYTSHGSCHGDDITGGVGIINRAKWKPITGSMNDFSYLHTNCLELSMFLGCDKFPHQSELVIEWEKNREAMLTFMEQVHRGIRGVVKDNEGNPITNATVSVEGVNHDVTTAVTGDYWRLLNPGEYRVTVRAEGFTPLTKLCVVGYEPGATTCSFNLAKSNWDRIKQIMALHGNKPIRLLSHGNSGTRRNTASNGNSRVMHNNGAAANEPETSRMRQQKRRLGRLRRLRQQKLMRSTTTLPPTTTPVPTTTEAEPTTAWYDSWLIGEGQTSAPEGFTDSILDYNYEIDDY